The nucleotide sequence aaatgaaaaatatatgtcaAATCTTGATTTTCATTTAACTTTGAGAAATACTCTTCAATCAGAAACTGAAGAGAATTTTGTTGTCTGCCCAGAGCAGTCAGATAACCTTTACCATTTTCTCTTGCACCTTATTCTAACAATAAGGATTAGTAAAGCTATTAGACAAGCAGGTCAATTAGACAAGGTCAACTGCACCGACGAGGCCGGGGTTAATGCAAATGAAGCCAGCAACGTGCCAGGTCTGTGGTTAATTCGAGGTGATGACTCTTGCATCCAGCGTGCAGCTCACAGCACGGGAAGGCCTCTCTGGAAAGCCCTGGCCTTGTTTGCAAGGCACACCTGTCTGCGTGCAGATCCCCAGTGCCTCAGTGCTAAGGACGGCTCCCTGGACAAACGTGTCTCCATCACCCAAGGCACTACAGAGGGGCGATGGATTTGAAGGTAACCAGCTCctacctgagaaagaaaaacacctggGGTGGCTGTGGAACGACCAAGTGTTTATTCAGGTGGCTGCAGCTGGACTGCTTATCTTTTAATCCTTTCCTGGGATTCGGGGCATGGGGTCAAGAGTAGGAAAAGGGAGAGGACCCATCAGGACGGACAAGACAGGTAGGGAAGAGCAGGCTGGAGGGCGTCAAGGGACAGACAGGCAGCTGGGTCAGCAAGGACGGGAGCAGATGAGACAGACACAAGCCGACCGGGTAGTGAGTGCAAAGGCAGGAGCCGTGTCTTGCTGATGGGCAacccccaggaggagggctgGCACGGAGTGGGGAGGCCATGTCCACTGGCCTGGAGAGAAGCTCCCCTCCCGGCCGGAGGCCCTGATGGTCCGGCACACTGCTCCCGCGGCTCTCCTGAGCCCACCGTTAGTTAGCTCGTGCAGTTTCTGTCATcgtctttaagttttttttttcctgcatcctTCATTCGAGTGTCAGTTCCAATGGTGAGGACTTATTTCTCCTGTTTTGTTTACACTGAATACCTGGTCAGTGCATATGCATTACGTTATTGACATCTTTCCACTTAGCTATTTCCagcactgaagcctgcatgctaaAGATGACCAGGAGGTCTTGCTTCAATAATGTCTGTTTAATGTATTAATTCACCTTCTGGCGTGGCTGAGAATAAGAATGAAGACAGGCTGGAGGAGATGGAGAACAGGACCGAGTACAGCCCTGGACGATCCCGGCACATCTGTCTCAGCTCCACTCCTTCCCCTCCAGGCCGCTCCAGGCTCGCTGGCTACCCGGACACCTCTCTTCAACTGTGCCTTGGCAACAAGCCCTGCCCTGACTCGGGGGTTCACTGCGGCAAACTGCTCCGAGGAACCCCGTCCTGCCACGTCCTCGTCCGCTCAGCCTTCCCACGGCACTGGCGTTCTAATGTACAGGCAGCTTCACGCTGCTCATGGATTATACCTCCACGGATGCAGGAGGCGCATCTCTCTCTGTTCCTTTATGGCcggcacctagaacagtgcccagACAGAGTCAGCCCTTAACAAATGTGTGACGGATGAAGGAAACAGTAAAGAGGGAAGATGTGGACACTATCCAGAAAGCCTTATCGGAAATGTCTGTAGCAGGAGATGGAATGGTCAGTAATTCTTCAGGAGATGAAGGTTGGGTAAACGCTCGCTGTTTTAAATCCTCACTGAACACTCCTGCTTCTGGGGATGAGAACGGAGTCTGGGGCCCCTGCTCTGGGTTCTGTTCTGCAAACAGAGCGCCAAATGGTGCCCTCGGCCACAGCCAGCTCTCGTTATTCACGTcacaaaaggaagaggaaaagagacgCCCTGCGCCAGGGAGCCCCGCTCGGGCACGATTGTCGTAGTCCTCCTTTCCGGTCGGGAAGTGCGCGGCGGTGGAAGGAGCTCCGGCTCTGGCCCTCATGCAGGGGTCTGGGGCGAGCACCCCACCCTCCGGGCCCACGTGCCCTGAGCCGTCCCCAGGGGGAATGTCACTGCCGGCATTCGGTAGGGAGCTGGTGGCAATAGAGGGCACAGTGTCTGGCGCAGGTGGGCTGGGCCCTCGCGTCCTCCGATCGTCAGAGCCCCTGACCTCCCACGCCACTGCTGCCTGTCCCGAGGGACGCTTTCCCCTCCTGGACTGCAAACTCCTGGAGGCACGACCAAGCCTCTTGCTGCTGCTCTGGGCCTTCAGGGCGGGCACGACAGGGAGTCAGCCATCGAGCAGACGACAGCGCGGACGCTCCTGCCCCAAGGTCACGCGGAGCCGGGCACTGAGGCACGCGGCCGCTCACCTGTCCTCACCTTCCCCTCGCTCCTCGGCCGCCGCGACCACGTGCTGGCTGCCACCCTGCACAGATGAGCCGCTCACCCGCgcaactgctgctgcttctgcctgGCATGCCCTGCCTCCCCCTCTCCGCCCTGGACGCGCGGGTCTGTGTGCCAGCCTTCTCCGCACTCTCAGGCCAGGTCGGTCCTCCCCTGGTTCCCACGCATCCTGTGTTCACCCTCCCCAGGCTGTCACCCCTGCCACCGCAAACTGTGTGGACCTGAACACCCtcaaaggacttccctgtggctcaactggtaaagaatctgcctgcgatgtgggagaccagggtttgatccctggattgggaagttcctctggagaagggaattgcaatccactccagtactcttgcctggtaattccatggacagagaagcctggcgggctacagtctgtggggtcgcaaagagttggacatgattgagcgactaacacacacaaacatcctCAAATGTAAGGAACCAGCTAGGAAGTTCTAGTACCTCCAAATGATGGAATAATATGCAGAAAATAAAGAAGGTTGATTCTAAATAAAGTGTCATTTCAgtcaaaaaaaccacaaaaaacggTCGGACCGAAAAAAAGTAGAGAGAACATATGTGAACACGTATGTGCTTCCACAAGCACACAGGGTCCTCAGAGGCAACATGCCGGCACTCACACTCGCGGCTGGGAGGGGACCAGTGTGCCACGGACACGCCCTCCTGGAACGCCCAAATCGGAACCACGGCAGAGAATGACCTGCGTGACGGAGAACAAATCAGCTGCTCACAGACTGGTCTTCAGGACCAGGCTGAATTCTCCCGGGGCAAGGACAGCCTCTGGTTCATTTAAGGCACCGGCCACAGGATGTGGgcaatgtttaataaatgtttgctgaactgaactcaactaagGTTTTGAAGAGGATCGTTAATTCATGCTCCTGGGTACCAATTCCATCAGAAATCCTACATTCTAGACCACCTGTGCTCTAGTGACTTCTTAAAAAAACAGAGCAACTAGTGACTTCTTAAAAAAACAGAGCCATGCCCTCTGCAAAGATTGCCCTCAATCAGGGAAGTGGGGGGAAGATGACCTGGCTGGAGATCTCCGAGACGGACAGGCAGCGTGAGAGTGAAGAGGCAAAATCCTGGCCCAGCCTGGGGCCTTTCAGGCCACCCTCAACCTTTCTGCAGCTCAGATGCAGCTACGAGGTGGGAGCTGTAGGCGACACTGCTGAGGCCAGGGCTGCAGGGACCAGCAATGGTGTGGGTCCTCTGAGGACTCAGCTGGTGCCCCAGACCTGTCAGGTCTGTTGgcaaaaattgaaggcaggagaaggggacaacacatgatgagagggttggatggcatcactgactcgatggacatgagtttgagcaggctccgggagttggtgatggacagggaggcctggcgtgctgcagtccacggggtcgcagagagtcagacacgactcagcaactgagcagaCCTGTCAGACAAGCCAGAGCTCTGATAACACACAGAGACGCCAACACGCTAGGAGGTGGAGGCCTGTGGTGGTGGCTCTGACGCAGACTCTCCTTCGTccccctttttcttcctttccccatcTGGAGCCAGGCGAGACACACAGGACATGCGGGCACTTTTAAGGATGAAAGTGGGCGACCAGCAAGCAGATGGAGGCTAATAACGTCATACTTTCTTGTTGTCCTGAGCAGCTCAGATGTTACTGTTTTGGTGGGATTCAATTCCTGGCTAAAGATCCCCACACAAGCGCCTCAGACAGTGATTCTCGGGTCGCTGTGGGGGCTTCCCGCCACCACCTGCACTTAGGGCCACACCGAGGCGCCGACGGGACACATGGATGAGATGTCATCTGAATCCAGGAGGAGCTCACAACTTAACAAAGAAAGGACACCGAGGACTCATGCAAAATGGCAAATGCAACTAAGAGGAAAggcataaagtgcatgaaaattaaaaggaggGAGAAATGATTTCTGCTGCAGGTGGAGCAGAGAGGAATGGGGGGCACCTTGTGGGTCCAGCTGGACGGAGCCACGTGAAGGGCGGGTGGGCAGTGCGTGCAGGACCACGGAGGCGAGGAAGGGTGACCCAGCTGCTCTCCAGCCACAGGTGGCCTCACTTCTTGACACCTCcacctgactttttaaaaagttgcctCTGGAAAAGGACCAGGCGTGCAGAGCCCCAGGCTTTTCCTTGGGAATGGGTCATCCCCTTCACTGTTAGTTCTTATACAGTTTAACCTCAGACCACTTCTCAGCAGTAGTCAAATGGTACAATGACTCCATTAACAAAACTATTCCTATTAACCTCACTTGACAGGCTGACCCATACAGTTGGTGTAACTTCAGGAATACATACTTTGTAATAAGCATGGGCACACCTGCAGGGGTTCTGTGGAAGTTATTTTGTTACATTTGTATTGAGGGTTAATTGCTACATGTACCACAAAAAATTTCAGAGAATTCTACAGAGATGCAATTTATCTTACATGTAAAATGTAACTTTTTATAAACTAATCAGTGTTGCACAGACAGTCAGACAGGCTTCCTACTTCAAGAAACCCTTTGCCGCCACTTCTGAGGAGCAACGGGCCTTCCAAAGAGTGAACAGCCACTTCTGGATTCATCAGTTGTGAATGCTTTGCTTTAAGCATAGCACATGCATGTTAAGACCACCCAGAAACACCGCATActctgatttatttaaaaatgtcaaCTGTCTAGTTCAAATTGATAAACATCAAATCCACGTTAAGTCCTTATGTAAAAATCATAAGGATGCTAAGTTTTAAGATGTTCAAGCTAAATTCCCAATAATTTAACCCTATCTTTTCTTTGCCTGAAATGGCTGTTCTTAAACTGTGATCAAATCCTCCCACCAAGCACCGATCCCCACTGACACATACCTCTTCCAGCTGTCCTGAAGAAACTGGATCATCTTCATAAGCAGGGAACTGACATCCTGCTTTGCAGCTGCAGAAATGATTAATTTCTTCCTCGCACTGTGCCATTATTTTACAGTTTGCTTCTGGGCTTTCCAGGTCGATCTCCAGAGGTTCACTCATGCTGCACTCCAGACACGGGTTCCGCTCTCCTGCCGGTAGGACCCCGGCCGACTCCTCCTGGGAATCCAGGGACGTCTGGGCACTCTTCTCCATCCCAGACTTCTTTAGCCTGGGGAGGAACTTCCCAGACTCAAGCTCGGACTTCCCATAGTAATGGCCTTCTTTCTCTGCGTCCTCTTCCAGGGGTTTGAGATCTGCCTGTGGATCTTCAAATGTATCGACTTGAGAAGGAATGGGAATATTTGCTTCATCTCTCTCGGATTCAAATTCTGACTcgcttcctcctccgggggagaGTTCAGACGCAGAGATGGGGCGAAAATGAGTCCTGGGGGAGATCCGGATGGCCCGGTACTGGGTTCTGTCGACATCGCATATCCTGGGGTGGAAAACTTCGCTATCGGAATCAGAGCAGAGGATCGATTTCGGTTTGAAGCTAGGACTGAAAGATGCAATCCCTTCGGGTTCAAAGGAACACTCTACATGGAGAACTTGTGAAAACGGATTGCTTAAGtcaaaggaagagaagggatATTCGAGTCCAGGATCTTCAACTTGAAAGTTGCCACAAGCTCCTAGTAAGTCTTCATGGAAGATGAAGGAAAATCCCTTATTCAATCCGTTTTCCCCGCTCTTCGGCTGGTCGTTCTGTTCGAAGGACACAAAGGGTTTCCATAACTGCCTGTGACCAGGAGCGAAGCTGTTTCCGGGGGTCATGAAGACATCTGTGCCCGCTATGGTCACCACGTCGGAAGCGGCACACTGCAGCAAACTTCCTTTGGCGTGACTGGGTGGTACGACAGCCCACTCCCCATCGCTGTTAAAGGTTTTGAGCTCTCCGTAAACTCCTCCCAGGATGAATGAGTTCTCTTTGTCTTGGGCCACATCCCAAGGTTTCGAGGGGGTGGTGTAGTCCCCGCCATCCACCTTGGACAGCTCGCCGGACACAAAGGctctcttctccagggtctctttctGGCCCTCCCACAGATGGTATTCTGATCTCTGCACGGCCTTGTTGGGCTCCTGGAGGGGCTCCATTGGAGCCTCAGCATCCAAACAGCAGCAGTAGTTATTTACATCTGTCGGAAACAACTCATCATCAACGCTTTCTATTTCTAGCAGAGCTGCAGAATTTCTATCTGCCATCTTTGTCCAAATGTCTTTAATAACCCCTGAGCTGTAGCCATCTCCGCGCGGACTGCCTTCACTACACACCTGCGTAGTTTCGAAGGCTTTGTTCTCTGCTTTTTGTTCTAGCTGAATACCACAGACAGATTctagtttagattttttttggaaaactAATGTTGGGATTTCTCCTAAAGTCCTATTGTTTTGCTGGCAAGTTTCATCCTGCAAAAAATCTAGGAGTTCTTCATCTACATAATTGGACGAGACTCTAGGAACTACATAATTAATATCCTCTGCGTTAAACTGTGTGGATTCTTCAAACTGGATATTTAACGTCTCATTGTCTGAACGTGTTTCTTCTGAATGGGACCACGGACTACAAGTTCTTGTTGAAAGATTAGAACagtgttcattttcttcaaaGGCACTATTTTTGGTCCATATTAGTAATCTAGACTGTGTTTTCCCAAGCATGTTAGCACTAGaatctgtattttcatttccCAAGTTGAGTGTTtcaaaagaaaatggtaaaacaGAATTACTGCATTGCACTTCAAACACTGAAAAACAAGAGTTTATACCAGATCCTTCATTAATATCTGAAAAGAGCTCTTGATTGCCGGCCAGCAAATGCGGATTGAGCACTGTGCTGTCTAAGGTCGGGGAGAGTCGAACCGGGGAGTCCCCCGCAAAACTCTCCCCGTCGGCATCGCCAGAGCTGGACGAACAGCACTCCCAGAACTGGGCCAGGCTGCCGAGGTCTTGCAGGAGAAAGCCCTCAGCACCCACAGAGCTGGTACAGTCTGCCCATATTGCACGTTCCCCTTGCAACTCCATTCCATCTAACACTATGCAACATTCTGCCTCAAAATCtgtcttctctttgcttttttgtcGAATCATATTCAAAATCCGACTTTCTCCTTGCGTGGTTTCTGAGGCACCGGGATCCAACATGGATTGGTCAATATCCACTTCGTAGAAGTGTGTTAATTCTGACAGATGAATATCATCCAAGTATTTGTCGTCCTCTGGCAGAGGACAGAATGAGGTCCCAGCGAGGTCGATATCCTCATTTATGACTGCAGGCATCTCTACAAAGTGACCATCGATGAAAGTGCCTGCCGCGAGGTATGTCTTGTGAATGTCGGTGTTGCTGATGCAGAGGCCGCGCACAGACTCGGACAGCTCCTCCACGGTGGCCGAGGCCGCGGCGCCGGCGTCCTGCCTGTTGCGGTAGGTGGTCTCCAGCTTGCTCTTTCTGCTCAGAGGGACGAAGTACTCGGCGATGGGCTCCGTGTACCACAGCGGCTCCTCCTTGTACTCGCGGTCCGCCCTGCTCTCCAGGAGCAGGTCTCCGCCCTCGGCGGCGCCCGCCTCCTTCCTGCCCGGCTCCTTCAGCGGCCGCCTGCCCCGCCTGCACAGCTGTCTGACGGagccgccgccgctgctgctgctgctgccggcgGCGTGCGGGTGCCTCTCCGCCTTCTCGGCGTGCTTCAGCGAGAGCCGGCCCTGCGCGCCGCGCGCTCCCTTCTTGTTCCGGATCTCGCGCGCCTTGTGCCTTGCCTTCACGCACTTCGCCGCCGCCTTTGGCTCCCCCTGGTTCCCGCTGGAGCTCGAGCCGGCTTCGCTGGAGCCGGAGGACCAGGAGCGCGGGCGCGGCTTCCCGTCGGGCCGGTGCCGGCTCTGCTTCTTGTACGGCGGCGGCGCGGGCCGCTCTTCGCCGGGCCCGTTCCTGAACCTGTTCTCCTTCTCGCTGTGGCTGCGGCCGCCCTGCGTTCTCTCGTGCAGGCTGGCGGGCGCATCGCCGCTTCTCTCCCGGATGACCTCGCCTTCGCTGTTGCAGTCCTTGGGGGAGGGCGTGTCTGTGCTGGCTGGAGGGGCTGTGGACGACGAGGACGAGCTCGAGTAGGAGCCGACTGCGGACTTGTTCCACACGGTCATGATTTCCTGCAGGCAAACTGGCTTCTCGGAGAGCGGTGGAAACGCTTCATAGTACCTGAAAAAACAAGCAAGAGATTTCAAAAGCAGGCGCTCAGACGTATCCGATATGGTAAAACAACATCACCCATCAGAGAAATGGGATATTTCATTTCAACAGTCAGTGTTTACACGTCACCCATGAGTgagcaacttaaaaaataaaactgacaataCAGTAAAACCTTTAAATTTAGGTCCATGGATCAAGCACTTTCAACGTTCAACATCGAGGTAAGCGCTACAGGAATACTTAGAGAATATGTTAAGATGATGACTTTAAACTTTGGATTTTCGTAAAGTTACAAGTACAAATGGGATATTCTGATAAGGACTATCTGAATGTGAATCTCAGCTCATTTACTCTGCTTGTGACGTTAAGTGACTTCATGCAGTGTCACGGGTCGTTGCCTCACCTGGAAAGTGGGGGTACCGTGGCTTCTCTCACACGGCTGTCACACGCACTAGAAACAGATGAGGGTGAGGAGCTGGAGAGCAAAGCAGCTTCGAGCACACGCTCTGAAGCCACGCTCCCCGAGCTGGAGTCCTCACTCTGCTATCTGCCAGCTCCGTGACCTGAGGCACAGCTCCTAAACCTCTCTGTGGCCTAGAACACGGGCTGACCACAGTATCTACGTCACAGAGCTGAGGAGGGGAGGAATGAACATGCACAGGGAGGCAGAAGGGCACCTTCGCAGACTCTCACTGTGTCTCCTCAGGAGCCAAGTGCGACACCCAGCTGGTTAAGCAGGCCGTCAGAAATGGCAGCGATCGTGGGATTCGAGGGTTTGGGAAAGGGGATGGATGCTGGCGAGGCCCGGAACAATCAGGTTGTGACTGTTCAAACGAGGTGGACCACACCTGGGCCTGATGTTCCAGGCACGCTGCGGTCTGCTGAGCGCCCACTGTGCGGCGTGGGAACCTGGGTGAGGATACGAAGATGCCCCCTCCCCGCGCCTCGTGAGAGCAGCGGCTACTGCAACAAGGGGCGGGAAACCAGGGAGGCTGGCGTCGGAGGGCTTGGAAACAGGGTTTCAGTTTCCAAGAAAACTGGTAGCCACGGAGGGTTTCAGAGCCACACAGACCAGACTGGCAAAGGAGGACTCGGGAGAGTCAGACCGGCTGCCAGCGTGGGGACTGTCATTGCGGAGGCCAGTCAAGGTCACACACGGAGTGATGGAGGGCTGGGTTTTCACGGGCCTACGCCGGACTCTCTTTTTCCGTCTACAACAAGCTGCCCAACGGAAACATACTGTGAGCTTTGTGAGTCATTTTTAATGTTCTCGGAGTCCCGTTAGAAGTGTAAGAAGAAACAAGTGACATTAATTTAGACTGTATTTTACTTAGCCAGATATATCTACATGATCATCTCATATATACTCAGTAGTAAAAACACTAATGTAAtgctttacattcttttttatatgaaATCTTTGGACTCTGGGGTCGGAACGCAAACAGCTCATCTCCATCTGAAACAGCCACCTGGAGAACGGGCACCAGCCACAGGCGGCCACGCCTACCATGCCGGACGGCACACGCCACATGACCAACGACGTCCTGCTTTCCCCTTAAGATTTACAAGTTTGGAAGACTCCCCTGACACGTGGTGGTAAGGAACTCTGCTTACAATGCGGCGAATTTAAATACAAACCACTTATGAAGAAAGCCGGAAAAGCATCTTCAGGAAACAAGTCTGACACGGGCTCCTGACCTGCCCACGCTCCCTCTGTAATCAGCAGGGGGAAGCTGGCTTCCTTGTGTGTAAAACAAGGACAAACTTCATTCCCACCACTGGCTCAAAGGACTGGCATTGAATTTCAAAGGTCATATATGAACGGACCATAAATAATAACCTTGTTCGTTTCATCAGATTCACAAATATTGATTCAATGTGTGTGAAAAAAGATGAGACCATCTTATCCACCTTTGGATTCTCTGTGTCGGGCACACAGTATGTGCTCAGTAGACTCCTGAGTTATAAAATAGCAAACCAAATAGAAGATGACAAACTAAACCTGTAAACCACGCAGCGGGGCAGTCATTAGAGTGACTTTATCATGGAACACAGTCTGACGTACATTTCCACTTGATCCTTCGCTGTGGGCGATAGTTCTGCCTCTGGAGAGGGAGACCCCTCTAACTTCTTGTGAATCTTCTCTTCTGTTAACGAAACAAAAATTCAGAAAGATCTGTCTTGTATCAAGTCAGTAAAtgctcatgtttttaaaagtttctcaaGTAAATTTACTCAGAAATGACACAGGCTTCTATGGCTTAAAAAGAACTCAACACCagtttatctttttaataaaaatcttatttcttcaggggcttccctagtggtccaggggttaagactccacgcttccaatacagagggtgtgggttcgatccctggtcagggaactgagatcccacatgctccgtGGCACGgctgaaaagacagtctttcttCAGCCACTCTTTCTTCAGTGAGGCAGAGCAAACTCTGCTCAGCCGTTAACACTGGGCCGAGCTCTCTCACCTCATCACTGACAGAGCGCGCTAGAGGCCCGTAGTTACGAGACTGAAATCCCTGGGTGCTTATTAATTACACCGCAAGGGCAGAACATCTGTTAggattccaaaaatattttctcacaagATTCTGCACTCACGGACTTTATATTGCCTCTTCATGATTAACACTGATATGTAAAGAAAGTTACTACAATTAGCTCTGTTACTTAGCATCTAGGGGAGCAAGGGCTGTGTTTCAACTCTTAGCTCATGATCCTGCCCTCAGATTAGAAACAAACTGTGCCTTTAAAAAGGCTTGGGACTTGGGGGCGTGCAGCAAGATGACCATGAAGAGGACAAGCAAAATAAAGACCCTTAACAGGTAATTCTCATTCTATGGGCATGCagaaatgctgggaaagaagCTGTGAGTGTTCACAGATCACAACAACTCGATGGGCCTGTCGAGTCTGCCTTTCCGAAACCATCAAGACTCAAGGCAAGAGCTCCCGCGGCCAACCTGAGTGAGAGGTGACACACCTCTGCAGGCCTTGCTGTCACCCAGGCAAGTGTTAGTCTGggatggtggggaggagggggaggatggAAGAGATGAGAGATGACTGCTCCAGACCCAGAGCTTCATCTCCTCTCCAGGAGTGCTCCGGGAGATGAAGTCACTCCTCTGAGAGCAAGGGACCTCTCTGCAGAGGATGGCCGTGGGCTGACCAGCAGCCACCCACAGCCAAAGACGGGGCAGGACACCGGCCTGGCGACACACTGGGCTTGAAGACTTCGGCTCCGTGCTCCTTCTTTCCGATCGGTTCTGAGGCCGGTGCCCTGCGTGGTGGACGTGGACGGCCCGCAGCGACCGCGCTCTCACCTTGCTGGCTCTGCAGGTCCTTCAGCCTGGAGCAGAGCTCCTCCACCAAAGTCTCAATGCCAGAGCTCTGCGGGGACAGAAGCGACACGGTGACTGCCAGGTATGGACGAGTCAAGCTGTCGGTACACTGTCATCTTAACAGGAAAGCTTTACAGATCTTTCATGTTTCAAAAGAAATACATTACCCATATTTAAATGAACATAAGAGTCTAAAAACTACAGGTCTGTAGATTCAATCCAGCAGACATAGTTTACTAATAAAGCATATTCACCGGCACTAGCTGATAGAATGTGAAAATACTCATGAGACTTCCGGACGGGCCCGTCTTCCCGGGGGTACAGCAGCTTGCTCACAGGGGAGCCTCAGGACCTAAATGCCTGTCTTACGGCTAAGAGCCCATCACTGTCAAAAACATTATTCAACATCTGTAGCATCCGTGTGGGCAAAGGGCTTGTCCCAGGCTTgatacaaattaaaatcacaaaaacTGCCTTCTGGTCCTCTCAGCAGTTCACGGTCTAAAGAAAAcaggtgatttctttttcttttttcctcttttaaagtgAACCACTCATGACTGGAACAGAAAGAGCAGATGGAAAACAGATGTCATCACTGTGAACAAATGTGAAAGCTGCACTGCATGGGTCATGGGTAGGGTGCTGACCTCTGTACAGAATCAGGGTAAAATTTAAGGAGAGGGCgtggaagagtctgaaattggtgggagggtggggggagaatAAGAGCCTCACTTGACGGAAAAATGAATGATGCAGACAGGCGTGAGCAAACCTTTCACTACGCAGACTTTCAAACTGGTAAAATTCTCTCTCtcaagggaggaaaaggaaacaacCTTTCACAAGGTACCGGAAAAGTGAACGCATTTCCCAGGAGCTCTGTGTTTACTCAGCAGCTGAAAAGTCCTACTTAAACTGGAACCGAGTCCCTCTAGGTGGGCATGACCCGAGCGGACGCACAGGACTCTGCTGCCCTTCGCCCTCGCAGGGCCTCGAGGGGCTAAAAATAGAACGTTACCCCATTTGCTTCCCTCAAAATGACTCAGCACGAGCATTAGAGATATCCTGAAGGAGAAACAGCACGGTCACACAGTCTGAGCAGCAAGAAGGATCACAATGCGAACGGCTAATTGTACACACTGATTAAGTTACATGCTATCCACATCACAGCACAGCGTTTGATGGGagacaggaaaggagaaaaagggaaaatgggCCAGGAGAGAGCTGACCTTTCCTGAAGAAGCCCTAGAAACCACGGCAGGGACTAAGTCATAAACACGACTCCGACTACACAATTCCACCGGGGAGACTCGCTTACCATAGCGTTCAAGGTGTGATGAGTATGGCTGCTTTATTCCATTTCCTCCGGACCATGAACCTAACACCAGTGTCAGCTGACTGCCGGCGGCACGCTGCTCTCTGTGCAGCAAGCCTGTGTCGCTGTTTCTAAACCCGGCGCCAGCCTCCAGTGCAGAACACCCAGCCCAGGGCATCGCTTATTCCACTCCGGTCAGTGCTCTGAGCCAGTGGGCACGTACTGTCCTCCACGGGCCGGCCGTGACCAGTCACTGGACGCTACTCGCTTTTAGGCTTTGTCTTGGAAACTCCTTCCGAGCAACTGTAAAATTCAGTGGCTCTGGACAGTAATGCAGCTTAGGAGTGTATCCATTTGCTCTCATATGAAAATGGGAGAGGAGCAACATGCGTGTTCCACAAGGGACAGGCGCTGCCACCAGGCCTGTCTGCCTTCCTTGATTCCTGCAGCATCCTAACTACAGCTTCTCAAAAACAAAATCATTAGACCGCTGGATTATCACATGAGCAGACAGAACAAAAAAGGGTGTCAAAAGCCGCACTGGACCCTGTCATCTC is from Dama dama isolate Ldn47 chromosome 6, ASM3311817v1, whole genome shotgun sequence and encodes:
- the KIAA0232 gene encoding uncharacterized protein KIAA0232 homolog isoform X2: MRPVCTVAVDGLPSESSSSSYPGPVSVSEMSLLHALGPVQTWLGQELEKCGIDAMIYTRYVLSLLLHDSYDYDLQEQENDIFLGWEKGAYKKWGKSKRKGSDLTLEEMKKQAAVQCLRSASDESSGIETLVEELCSRLKDLQSQQEEKIHKKLEGSPSPEAELSPTAKDQVEMYYEAFPPLSEKPVCLQEIMTVWNKSAVGSYSSSSSSSTAPPASTDTPSPKDCNSEGEVIRERSGDAPASLHERTQGGRSHSEKENRFRNGPGEERPAPPPYKKQSRHRPDGKPRPRSWSSGSSEAGSSSSGNQGEPKAAAKCVKARHKAREIRNKKGARGAQGRLSLKHAEKAERHPHAAGSSSSSGGGSVRQLCRRGRRPLKEPGRKEAGAAEGGDLLLESRADREYKEEPLWYTEPIAEYFVPLSRKSKLETTYRNRQDAGAAASATVEELSESVRGLCISNTDIHKTYLAAGTFIDGHFVEMPAVINEDIDLAGTSFCPLPEDDKYLDDIHLSELTHFYEVDIDQSMLDPGASETTQGESRILNMIRQKSKEKTDFEAECCIVLDGMELQGERAIWADCTSSVGAEGFLLQDLGSLAQFWECCSSSSGDADGESFAGDSPVRLSPTLDSTVLNPHLLAGNQELFSDINEGSGINSCFSVFEVQCSNSVLPFSFETLNLGNENTDSSANMLGKTQSRLLIWTKNSAFEENEHCSNLSTRTCSPWSHSEETRSDNETLNIQFEESTQFNAEDINYVVPRVSSNYVDEELLDFLQDETCQQNNRTLGEIPTLVFQKKSKLESVCGIQLEQKAENKAFETTQVCSEGSPRGDGYSSGVIKDIWTKMADRNSAALLEIESVDDELFPTDVNNYCCCLDAEAPMEPLQEPNKAVQRSEYHLWEGQKETLEKRAFVSGELSKVDGGDYTTPSKPWDVAQDKENSFILGGVYGELKTFNSDGEWAVVPPSHAKGSLLQCAASDVVTIAGTDVFMTPGNSFAPGHRQLWKPFVSFEQNDQPKSGENGLNKGFSFIFHEDLLGACGNFQVEDPGLEYPFSSFDLSNPFSQVLHVECSFEPEGIASFSPSFKPKSILCSDSDSEVFHPRICDVDRTQYRAIRISPRTHFRPISASELSPGGGSESEFESERDEANIPIPSQVDTFEDPQADLKPLEEDAEKEGHYYGKSELESGKFLPRLKKSGMEKSAQTSLDSQEESAGVLPAGERNPCLECSMSEPLEIDLESPEANCKIMAQCEEEINHFCSCKAGCQFPAYEDDPVSSGQLEEFPVLNTDVHGMNRSQEKQTWWEKALYSPLFPASECEECYTNAKGENGIEEYPDVKEMPSNEERLLDFNRVSSVYEARCTAEPDAGAQPNGFHRAPRSSAGSAAEDSGSEGGGEWADPGEEELFSRTHL